One window from the genome of Cardiocondyla obscurior isolate alpha-2009 linkage group LG04, Cobs3.1, whole genome shotgun sequence encodes:
- the LOC139102083 gene encoding large ribosomal subunit protein uL5-like: protein MADSSKAPEKKVKKKPSKKIKKEPKDASKNIMREVRIRKLCLNICVGESGDRLTRAAKVLEQLTGQQPVFSKARYTVRSFGIRRNEKIAVHCTVRGAKAEEILERGLKVREYELRKENFSCTGNFGFGIQEHIDLGIKYDPSIGIYGLDFYVVLGRPGFNVAHRRRKTGKVGFQHRLTKEDAIKWFQQKYDGIIITGRK, encoded by the exons ATGGCG GACTCTTCGAAAGCACCTGAaaagaaagtgaaaaagaaaccaagtaaaaaaataaagaaggagCCAAAGGATgcgtctaaaaatataatgcgtGAAGTTCGAATCCGGAAATTGTGCCTAAATATTTGTGTAGGTGAATCTGGTGATCGATTGACACGTGCTGCTAag GTTTTGGAACAATTGACTGGTCAACAGCCAGTATTTTCCAAAGCTCGGTATACTGTACGCTCGTTTGGTATCCGTCGTAATGAAAAAATAGCTGTGCATTGTACTGTACGTGGTGCAAAAGCTGAGGAAATTTTGGAACGTGGTTTGAAG GTACGCGAATATGAATTGAGAAAGGAAAACTTTTCTTGTACAGGCAATTTTGGTTTTGGCATTCAGGAACACATTGATCTAGGAATTAAGTATGATCCTAGTATTGGGATTTATGGCTTAGACTTCTATGTTGTACTTGGACGTCCAG GATTTAATGTAGCCCacagaagaagaaaaactGGTAAAGTCGGTTTTCAGCACCGACTTACCAAAGAAGATGCTATAAAATGGTTCCAACAAAAATATGACGGTATTATCATTACAGGAAGGAAGTGa